The nucleotide sequence ATCGCCTTGGCGTTCTAAAGCTGTAAAGTCCACATGCGCCGTAATATCTTGGTAACCTACATAGAAATACGGGTTGTTGTGATAACTATGTTGGTAGTAGCACTGCAAAGTGCCTTCCGATCGCCCTGGATTATAGTAGCGAGTGGCTGGATAACCATAATCAATAGTCAGAAGATAGCCTTGCTGTAAGCGATCGGCGACTGTTTTTAACCAGCTCAAAGCGGCTAGATTGACTTCAGTTCTGTATCCTTCCGGATAATTACCTGATAGCAGCGGGATACCTAACCAATCAAAATATTCTCTCAGTTGAGGGGTTGAGAGTTCTCCTAGCACTTCAGCAAACTGCATTGTGTCAGGAGCAGATGGGCTAGAAGTGAGGGTGACATAAACTTCTTGTAGTTCTCCCTCAGTGAGTACCACTTGATGTACCGGGAATGCATCGACTAATTCATTGGAAAAACAGCAACCCACAATAGAATCAGGAGGGATCTCCTCCCAGGTGCACCAACGCACCGAGAGAGAGGCAGTAAGGTGAGATTGCGATCGCAGCCGCTGCTGTTGTTGTAGCCGCAGCGTAGGAGACTTTTCCACCACTACATATTCGATCGCTTGCAAGAAATCAGGATATTGTTGCTGGAGATATTGCAAAATATCGGTGGCTAAGAGTCCCTGACCTGCTCCCATCTCTACCAACGTAAAAGGAGAGGGTTGCCCCACCGATCGCCACATATCCACAAATTGCTCCGCTAGCAATTCGCCAAAATCAGCCCCTAGATGAGGAGAGGTAAAGAAATCACCTTGAGCCCCAATGGTGACCGCTTTGGTGGAATAGTAACCTTGTTGGGGATGGTAGAGCGCCAAGTCCATATAGCCAGCAAAGGTAATTCGCTGATTGGGACTGTTGGTTATCTGTTGAGCAATGAGTTGGCAAAGAACAGAGTTGCTACCGTTGGGGTTGAGTTGCTGAGCTGTCATAGTTTCGATTCTAATTTTTTTGCGCTTAAGCTTGATTTAGATTTATTAGCACGCCGGGTTTTACGCCTAAACAGCAGAACTACCACTGCAATCAACAAAATCGCGACCACAACATTAGAAGCAGGCCCCAGATATTGTTTGACTAAATAGTAGCGATCGCCTAAGACATATCCTGAACCCGCTAGCAAAGCATCCCAAATCGTTGCGCCTAAAACCACATAAAACAGAAATAAGAGCACAGGCATACCGCTGATACCCACTGGCACAGAGATAAATGTCCGTACGCCTGGTACGGCTCGACTCAGTACTACAGCTCGGCCCCCGTACTGCTTAAACCAATATTTAGACTTCTCAATATCTTCCATCGATACTTTGATCCAGCCACCCGAGCGATGAGACAGCTTCCGCAATCCTGGCTCCCCCAAGTACTTGCCTGCAAAGTACCAAGGTAATGCCCCAATTACAGAACCTAAGACCCCTGCTAAGACTGCATACACTAAATTCAGTTTGCCCTGAGCTGCCATAAACCCTGTTAACGGCATGATGACTTCAGTCGGAAGCGGGGAGATCAACGTCAACAATACGATGCCGAGGTAGCTGAATGATTCCATAAAGGGGGTGCCTTGCTAGCCTTCCATCCATTCTCTACGATCGCGCTGCAACTGATCGCTGTCAAATCGGCAACAGTATATTGAGTTGACTAAGTACACTTTATTGAGAAATCTCACCTTCCGGAAGACAGAGGATCACCGCGATCGCTGCTAGTTTAGAACCAATTAGACAGCGGCAAGCGAGGCGCAGATCAATGAGAGGGCGCGATTCAGTAGAGCGAGCCAGTAATCAAGCAGGGCGAGCTGCCAGACAGGTTGCGTCTCAACCGTGGGTGGAGCCTCTAGCCCGATTCGGCTATACCGCTAAGGGGATTGTCTATGGCTTAGTTGGTATCCTAGCCGCTCAAGCTGCTTTTGGGTCAGGCGGCAAAACCACAGATTCACGAGGAGCGCTACAAACCATCCTAGATCAGCCTTTTGGGCAGTTTTTGTTGGGATTAGTGGCGATCGGTTTGCTGGGTTATGTGCTTTGGAGCTTGGTCCAAGCAACGATGGATACCGAAAATCATGGTACCGATGCTAAGGGAATTGCTCAGCGACTCGGTTATGTCGGGACGGCTATTGTCTACGCAGGATTGGCCCTGACAGCGGCTCGGCTAGTCCTAGGTTCCGGTGGTAGTGGAGGTGGTAGTAGCGCTTCCCAAGATTGGACGGCTCGTCTCTTAGCTCAACCCTTTGGTCAATGGCTGGTAGGCACAATTGGAGCAGCGATTATTGGCTTTGGTTTTTACCACTTCTATAAAGCCTACACCGCCAAGTTTCGCCGTAAATTGAAGCTGAACGAAATGAGCGAGAATGAAAAAACCTGGGCCACTCGCATGGGTAGGTTCGGCTTAGCTGCCAGAGGCGTTGTGTTTGCCGTGATTGGTTTTTTCCTGATTCAGGCAGCTCGGTCTTCTAATGCCAGTGAGGTGCGAGGTCTGGGAGGAGCTTTGGCAGCTTTGGCGAGTCAACCTTATGGTCCTTGGTTGTTGGGACTGGTAGCCCTAGGACTGGTGGCTTATGGTATCTATAATTTTGTCTTGGCTCGCTACCGCCAGATGGTCATCCAGTAAGTTCTCCCTTTAAAATCAGAAGTGCTCTCTAGAATTACAGCTAACGCATGCTGCCACGCGAAGACCTATTGAAAGGCATTGAAAATCGAGACGCGATCGCACGAGTGATCGACCAAGCCGACCAGGCGATTAAAACCTGGGAAGTCGTCTGTAGCGATTTTCTTGCCCCTCCAGAACTCGCTGACATGCAGCAAGCATTTGGGCGGTTGACTGAAGTCCAGTTGTTGCCCTGGGGCGGCTACCCACAAGCAGAACGGCAACGAGTGGCGATCGCACGGGCCGAACTCCCCCTAGAAGCCACTCAAGTAGAAATAGCAGCTCTCGACATTGCGGGCAACTTCTTGTTTGATCCTGCGACCCACCGTGACTTCCTCGGAGCGTTGCTAGGCACAGGCATTGTTCGGGAAAAAGTAGGTGACATTATTGTGTTAGGAGAACGAGGAGCGCAGGCGATCGTGGTGCCTGACCTAGTGGAGTTTCTAGAACTCCACCTTAATCAAGTGCGATCGGTGCCCGTAAAAACTCGGCGGATTGAACTCAGCGAACTGAAAATCCGAGAACCCAAGAAAAAGGAACTGACGACGGTAGAAGCCTCACTACGCTTGGATGCGATCGCCTCGGCAGGCTTCGGCATGTCTCGCAGCAAAATGGTGGACTTGATCGACGGCGGAGATGTCAGGGTGAACTGGAAGGAGATCAGCTCTGCCAGCCATCAACTCAAAACTGGGGACTTGGTGGCAATCCGCGGCAAAGGTCGCCTAGAAGTTGGCGAAGTCGCCGTAACCAAAAAAGATCGCTACCGAGTTCAGCTAACTCGCTTTGTGTAGATAGTGTATATGCTGCTTTAAAGCGAGCTGGCTCCCCTTCCTTTGAGGGGAGGGGCTGGGGGTTAGGTTCCAATGCGATCGCTCAGCTCAACTTAGCGCTACATTCCAAAATCAAACGTTGGTTCTCGATTGAATAGGGTTGAATTTCTAAAGCGCGGCGAAAGGCGGGAATGGCCTCTCGGTATTCACCCAATGCCACATGGCAGAGCCCTATGCCATGAAGTGCGCCAAAATGAATCGGGTCGAGCTGCACTACTTGTTGGCAATCGGCCAGCGACTTACGATACTTGCCCTGAACGTAGTACAGCACTGCTCGTCGGTTCCATGCTTCGGCAAAATCGGGTAAGTCCTGAATCAGCTGGGTAAGCACCGCTTCTGCTTTGAGTTTTTCTCCGGTTTCTAACAACATCTGTGCCTGCCGAATTTGCTCTAGGCCCGCAACGCCCTTCTGTTCAAACCAGCGTCGCCACAATTCCTGGGTAGCACGATTACGCACCTCTGGGTCTGCGTGCTTGAGGTCTTCAAGTAGCCGCTCAATTGATCGGTTATCCATGCAACTATGACTCTACCGTGAGGATCAGCGAGGTTTCTCCTTCCTTATTGTGGCCTCAATTTAAGGCTAATTGTAAAGTTTTGCAAAATTCAAAATAAGTTCTTGGCTAGAGCATGAGAAGCACATAGGCGATCGCTTCTCGAAATATCGATGTCGTTACAACGGCGGGATCTAGGCTCTATGGCTCAAAAACATTTCAAACAATTTATCTATTGGTTCGTAGGCGAGCGGGCGGGGCGTGTACTGACAGCCACTTGGTCTTGGCTCTGGGGCTTGCCTGTGGAGTCAGGCGGCAAGATTGCGGTGGAAGTGGCCCAGGAATCTTTGGAAACGATGCAAAAGTCGGTAGCGCAACTTACCCAATCAGTGGCGAGTCTAATGGCTGCTTACCAGCAAGCTAAGAGTATGTACGAAAGTAGGCAGAAAGAATTTCGGCAAGCTGAACAACAAGCAATTTTGGCACAACAACAAGGCAATGCAGAAGCCGCCCGGATGGCGATGACGAAGGCCATTTTGCTCGATCGCTCGCTGCCTTCCTTAGCGAAAAAATTTGCCAAAGCGGAGACAGTGGTGCGAGCTGCCAAGGACAGACTTAACCGAGAACGCCAGAAGCTAGAAACTTACAAATTGGAGATGCAAAATCTCAAAGATTTGGCGGAGCTAAATGAGGCGCTGGCTGTGATCGATCAGGCTAATACTGAACTTGAAATTGGCTCAGCGCGATCGCAGTTTGCGACGGCTCAAACTTCTATAGAACGGCGACATCTCCAGATGACAGCACAGGCAGAGCTTTCAGAAAATCCAGCGGAGAAACTGACCGCGGATTTAGCTCAGATGACGCTTGACGATGAGATTGCTCAACGACTGCAACGACTGACAACTTCATCTTCATCCTCTCGCTCAGTCACTCCCTCAGATGCCTAAAGGAACTCCTACAATGACCTCAACTCAAAAAAGCAATTCTACTTCTGTGCGTCCCAAAGCCAGTGTCCCGCCCATTGTGCTCTTGTTAATAGGTTTAGGAGTAGTCACAGGCATCTCCTGGCTGAAGGGAAATATCTTTTCTCCATCATCCCAGTCGCTCAATGCGGGTGCTCTTAAAGACCGCATGAGTCTGGGGAATAAGCTCTTGATTGAGGCGGATGCTACACCAGAGAAACGCGCCGGAGTTGCAGCTTTTGCCAAAGGAGATTTTAAAGGCGCGATCGCCCAATTTGAAGCTTCTCTCCGAAAGCGCCAAAATGACCCAGAAACGCTGATCTACTTGAACAATGCCCGTGTTGATGACACAGCGCTCCGAATTGCCGTGGGTGTTCCGATTGGGAGCAACCTGAATGTAGCTCAGGAAATGTTGCGCGGGGTCGCCCAAGCTCAGGATGAAGTGAATCGGAATGGTGGCATTGATGGCGTGCCGCTACAAGTTGAAATTGTCAACGATGAAAATAATCCAGAAATTGTGAAGCAGGTGGCGACAGAGTTGGTAAAAGACTCGCGCATTCTTGCCGTAGTAGGACATAACGCCAGTAATGCTTCTTTGGTCGCTGCGCCGATCTACCAACAGGGACAACTGGTGATGGTGACTCCGACTAGCTTTGCCAATAATCTCTCTGGGTTTGGCAGTTATGTCTTCCGCGCTGTTCCCACAACTCGGTTAATGGCGGAACCTCTGGCTCAATATGTAGTTGGCACCACTCGTAAAACTAATATCGCTGTGTGCTATGACTCCCAAGCTCCAGACAATGTCTCCTTTAAAGATGAGTTTGTCGCAGCTTTGGTAGCTCAGGGAGGCAAACTCGTGCCAACCGTTTGTGACTTCTCTACTCCAAACTTTAACCCAACCACGGCGATCGCCCAAGCGGTTAGTAGTGGGGCTGAGGGGCTGTTAGTTTCTCCCCACATTGATCGGCTCGATCGCGCCATTGACTTAGCCAGAGCCAATCAGGGCAGGCTCGCATTATTGGGTAGCCCAACTTTATACACAATCAAAACGCCGCAGTCTGGTCAAGCCGATATGAATGGATTAGTTTTACCTGTGCCTTGGCATCCGACTGCTTTTGCCGACCATCCATTTGCAATCAATGCGAAGTATCGATGGGGAGGAGCGGTCAATTGGCGAACGGCAATGGCCTATGATGCCAGTCGTGCCATTATCAAGGGTTTAGAGCAGGATAAAACTCGGAGTGGCTTGCAGAACGTTTTGCGGAGTCCAGCGTTTTCGGCTTCTGGAGCCGGAGATCCGGTGAAGTTTCTGCCATCAGGCGATCGCCTGGGTCAAGCTGTTTTGGTGCAAATCCAGCCCAGTGCTTCTGGCTATGACTTTGCGCCACTCCGTCCATAATCGCTTTGCTTCCTGACTTTCAACTTTGGTAGGTATCCGGAGATGAATATTGAGCCAGCAGAACTTTACGACCGGATTCAGAAATTTGCCTTAGATGATGTAGATGCCGAGCTGCCGTTTAGCAAACGATTGGCGAGGGAGAATGGCTGGACTGCTCAGTATACGCAGCGAGTGATTGCTGAGTACAAAAAGTTTGCATTTCTCACGGTAGTCGCTGGGCACCCAGTTAGCCCCTCCAAAGATGTGGACGAAGCATGGCATTTGCATCTCCTTTATACACGCTCCTATTGGGGATACTTTTGTCCAGAGGTTTTACAAGTTTCTCTGTATCATGAGCTAACCAGAGAGGGTAGTAGCAGTCGCGAAAAGTTTGATAGCTGGTATACTCAAACGCTTTTCAGCTACGAACGTTGGTTTGGACAGGTTCCTCCTGCTGATATTTGGCCGCCAGTACCCAGGCAGATTCATCAGGGTAAACAAGTTAGCAACAGAGATCAGTTCTGGAACTGGTCTCTCACAAAGCACCGAGCTAACCGACGCGCGATCGCAGTTTTATCATTTCTGTTCACCCTAGCTATCACTAGTTTTACTCCGTCAATTGCGAGCAGCGTCGGTACGAATATCGCCACCAAAATTAGTAATCCGCTTGATTTTGCAGGAGTTGAATTTCTAGATTTCTACTTTAGATTGCTTAGTGTGGTAACACTCTTTGCCTGTGGTTTACGATGGTATCTCTGCCAACCAGGTCATCAAACCTCTGTGCAGGCGGTACATCTCGATCCCTACGAGGCGGCTTACTTAGCAGGTGGTAAACGTCGGGCTGTAGAAGCGGCGATCGCACATTTGGTAGAGCGTAAACACCTGAGATTGTTGATGACTGAACGAGCCTTTCGGAGAGGCCTCCCCCTGCCGAAAAATAGTCATTTTTTAGAGCAAGCAGTCGTGCGAGCAGTTTCTAAAGGTGGCAGCATTGAGAACGTGAGATCCCTAGTAGAACCTTTGACAAAGACTATCTACACAAATTTGCAAGAACTCGGCTTACTAGTCAAGCAAAGTCAAGCAGCAAGGACTCAGTGGTTACCCACGCTCTCTGTTGCTGCGGTACTGGTGTTAGGAATTAGCAAGATAGTGGTCGGTATTGCTCGGGATAAACCTGTAGGATTTCTCGTCATACTTTGTCTATTAACAACAGTCATCGCTGGCCTTCTATCCATTAAGCCTCATCGCAGTCGATATGGAGATTCTGTATTGGAGCAATTGCAGCGACAACATGCCAAGTTGCAATACAATTCGCCAGCTACTCAACTAGCATTGGTGGTGGCTCTGTTTGGTAATACGGTTTTGGGAGACGCGGTTTTGGCTGATTTAGATCAGGTGTTCATGCCTCCTGCAAGCGTGGGTGGTGGAGATGGAGGCGGTGACGGCGGTGGAGATGGAGGCGGGGGTTGCGGGGGCGGTGACGGAGGCGGTGGGGGCTGTGGTGGCGGTGACGGCGGTGGTTAACCGCATGGATGAAATCGATCAACAATTGCGCCAATTGGTGATGGCTGCTTGTCGCCAGCCGCGAGGGAGCCTGGAGCGCCAACGAGCCTTGAACCAACTGATCTGGCAAATTCAGCGCTCTGGCAAACTACTCCGAGGCGTTGGTGTCCCTGATTATGAAGATGCCCTCCAGCAAACATGGCTCTACTGCTGTCGCAACCTCTGCGAAGCGCTAACTGGCAACGCTTACGACCCAGAGCTAGCCAGTGTGATTACTTGGCTCAATGCCTATCTCAAGCGACGGTTGAGCGATCGCCAGCGGGAAGTGTTTCAACAACAGGCAGAACGGGCATTTGGTCAGCTTGCAGAGACGGGGGAAGTAATTAATCCAATCGACACTCTTCCTGCTCCTGCCAATCCGCCACCGATCCTAGAAGAGATTCGGGAATGGGTAGAGCGAGAAGGCAGACAACTCCGGCGGATTCATGTGCGCGATCGCCCCGATATTAACTGCGAAGTGCTGATTCTACGCCGCTTACCGCCAGAAACTGCTTGGGAAGCGCTATCTCAGGAGTTTGGTGTGGCGATCGCCACCTTGAGTAACTTTTATCAACGAGAGTGTTTTCCTCGCTTGCTCAAGTTTGGACAAACGCAAGGATATTTAGATTCATAGATCGTTTCAGTATCGTTTCGATTGCCGCATTCAACCTCCTTACCCATGATTGACTCCACCCAAGACCTCACAATTACGCTGCCAATTCCTGCCTCTGCTCGCCAGGTGGCGCAACAATTTGCTCAAGCCCAGCCCACTCCAGAGAAAGCGGCTCAAGTTTATCGCAATACGCTGGCTGTGTTGCTGATGCGAGATTATTTACAAATGCTCGACGTGCCTACCAATCTGGAGGCAAGCTATAGCTGGAATCCGATCGCTCGTCTCTGTGCAGATGTGGCTGACTTAGAAATAACGGGGCTAGGGCGTTTAGAATGCCGTTCTATTCAAATGAGCGATCGCAGTTGCTCCATGCCGCCGGACGTATGGCAAGACCGGATTGGTTATGTGGTGGTGCAGTTAGATGAAGCCTGCCGTGCTGGCACCCTATTAGGATTTGTCCCCCGTGTTACTACTACCATGCTGCCACTCGCACAACTGCAATCTTTAGATGCCCTACTGTTGCGCTTGCATCAGCCTGCTCCTGTTGTTGTGCAATTGAGCCAATGGTTTAATCAAGTTTTTGAACCGCAATGGCAGGCGATCGCAGCTTGGCTAGAGAACCGAGACACCAATTATGCGATGGCTTTTCGGGCTAAACAGGTAAAAGGCATGACCATCGATACGCCGGAAGCAGTGAAACACTTGGTTGAGCAATTGTATGCCAATCAGGCTGAGCAAGAACCAGAACGTTCTACACTAAGTACCGCTAATGTGGGTGTTATTCCTGCCTTGACCCAACTGCTGCAAACCACGCAAGACGAAGAAATCCGTTGGACTGCGGCTGAGCTATTGTGGACGCTTGATCCTGACCATCCCGCCGCCGGAGTCAGACGCATCACAGACTTAGGCATTCACCTAGCAGGCCATGCGATCGCCTTGATGGTGGCGATTCTGCCCAAACCAGAACAAAAAGTGGCGGTACTCTTGCGGGTTT is from Trichocoleus sp. FACHB-46 and encodes:
- a CDS encoding class I SAM-dependent methyltransferase is translated as MTAQQLNPNGSNSVLCQLIAQQITNSPNQRITFAGYMDLALYHPQQGYYSTKAVTIGAQGDFFTSPHLGADFGELLAEQFVDMWRSVGQPSPFTLVEMGAGQGLLATDILQYLQQQYPDFLQAIEYVVVEKSPTLRLQQQQRLRSQSHLTASLSVRWCTWEEIPPDSIVGCCFSNELVDAFPVHQVVLTEGELQEVYVTLTSSPSAPDTMQFAEVLGELSTPQLREYFDWLGIPLLSGNYPEGYRTEVNLAALSWLKTVADRLQQGYLLTIDYGYPATRYYNPGRSEGTLQCYYQHSYHNNPYFYVGYQDITAHVDFTALERQGDRCGLQQVGLIQQGLFLMALGLGDRIAALSHTDLSQPGESLQALLARREALHALASPMGLGNFNVLIQSKGLGTSEQQKTLRGLSL
- a CDS encoding DedA family protein; this translates as MESFSYLGIVLLTLISPLPTEVIMPLTGFMAAQGKLNLVYAVLAGVLGSVIGALPWYFAGKYLGEPGLRKLSHRSGGWIKVSMEDIEKSKYWFKQYGGRAVVLSRAVPGVRTFISVPVGISGMPVLLFLFYVVLGATIWDALLAGSGYVLGDRYYLVKQYLGPASNVVVAILLIAVVVLLFRRKTRRANKSKSSLSAKKLESKL
- a CDS encoding DUF1206 domain-containing protein encodes the protein MRGRDSVERASNQAGRAARQVASQPWVEPLARFGYTAKGIVYGLVGILAAQAAFGSGGKTTDSRGALQTILDQPFGQFLLGLVAIGLLGYVLWSLVQATMDTENHGTDAKGIAQRLGYVGTAIVYAGLALTAARLVLGSGGSGGGSSASQDWTARLLAQPFGQWLVGTIGAAIIGFGFYHFYKAYTAKFRRKLKLNEMSENEKTWATRMGRFGLAARGVVFAVIGFFLIQAARSSNASEVRGLGGALAALASQPYGPWLLGLVALGLVAYGIYNFVLARYRQMVIQ
- a CDS encoding photosystem II S4 domain protein yields the protein MLPREDLLKGIENRDAIARVIDQADQAIKTWEVVCSDFLAPPELADMQQAFGRLTEVQLLPWGGYPQAERQRVAIARAELPLEATQVEIAALDIAGNFLFDPATHRDFLGALLGTGIVREKVGDIIVLGERGAQAIVVPDLVEFLELHLNQVRSVPVKTRRIELSELKIREPKKKELTTVEASLRLDAIASAGFGMSRSKMVDLIDGGDVRVNWKEISSASHQLKTGDLVAIRGKGRLEVGEVAVTKKDRYRVQLTRFV
- a CDS encoding tetratricopeptide repeat protein, which encodes MDNRSIERLLEDLKHADPEVRNRATQELWRRWFEQKGVAGLEQIRQAQMLLETGEKLKAEAVLTQLIQDLPDFAEAWNRRAVLYYVQGKYRKSLADCQQVVQLDPIHFGALHGIGLCHVALGEYREAIPAFRRALEIQPYSIENQRLILECSAKLS
- a CDS encoding PspA/IM30 family protein, yielding MSLQRRDLGSMAQKHFKQFIYWFVGERAGRVLTATWSWLWGLPVESGGKIAVEVAQESLETMQKSVAQLTQSVASLMAAYQQAKSMYESRQKEFRQAEQQAILAQQQGNAEAARMAMTKAILLDRSLPSLAKKFAKAETVVRAAKDRLNRERQKLETYKLEMQNLKDLAELNEALAVIDQANTELEIGSARSQFATAQTSIERRHLQMTAQAELSENPAEKLTADLAQMTLDDEIAQRLQRLTTSSSSSRSVTPSDA
- a CDS encoding ABC transporter substrate-binding protein — its product is MTSTQKSNSTSVRPKASVPPIVLLLIGLGVVTGISWLKGNIFSPSSQSLNAGALKDRMSLGNKLLIEADATPEKRAGVAAFAKGDFKGAIAQFEASLRKRQNDPETLIYLNNARVDDTALRIAVGVPIGSNLNVAQEMLRGVAQAQDEVNRNGGIDGVPLQVEIVNDENNPEIVKQVATELVKDSRILAVVGHNASNASLVAAPIYQQGQLVMVTPTSFANNLSGFGSYVFRAVPTTRLMAEPLAQYVVGTTRKTNIAVCYDSQAPDNVSFKDEFVAALVAQGGKLVPTVCDFSTPNFNPTTAIAQAVSSGAEGLLVSPHIDRLDRAIDLARANQGRLALLGSPTLYTIKTPQSGQADMNGLVLPVPWHPTAFADHPFAINAKYRWGGAVNWRTAMAYDASRAIIKGLEQDKTRSGLQNVLRSPAFSASGAGDPVKFLPSGDRLGQAVLVQIQPSASGYDFAPLRP
- a CDS encoding TIGR04222 domain-containing membrane protein, which translates into the protein MNIEPAELYDRIQKFALDDVDAELPFSKRLARENGWTAQYTQRVIAEYKKFAFLTVVAGHPVSPSKDVDEAWHLHLLYTRSYWGYFCPEVLQVSLYHELTREGSSSREKFDSWYTQTLFSYERWFGQVPPADIWPPVPRQIHQGKQVSNRDQFWNWSLTKHRANRRAIAVLSFLFTLAITSFTPSIASSVGTNIATKISNPLDFAGVEFLDFYFRLLSVVTLFACGLRWYLCQPGHQTSVQAVHLDPYEAAYLAGGKRRAVEAAIAHLVERKHLRLLMTERAFRRGLPLPKNSHFLEQAVVRAVSKGGSIENVRSLVEPLTKTIYTNLQELGLLVKQSQAARTQWLPTLSVAAVLVLGISKIVVGIARDKPVGFLVILCLLTTVIAGLLSIKPHRSRYGDSVLEQLQRQHAKLQYNSPATQLALVVALFGNTVLGDAVLADLDQVFMPPASVGGGDGGGDGGGDGGGGCGGGDGGGGGCGGGDGGG
- a CDS encoding sigma-70 family RNA polymerase sigma factor; translation: MEAVTAVEMEAGVAGAVTEAVGAVVAVTAVVNRMDEIDQQLRQLVMAACRQPRGSLERQRALNQLIWQIQRSGKLLRGVGVPDYEDALQQTWLYCCRNLCEALTGNAYDPELASVITWLNAYLKRRLSDRQREVFQQQAERAFGQLAETGEVINPIDTLPAPANPPPILEEIREWVEREGRQLRRIHVRDRPDINCEVLILRRLPPETAWEALSQEFGVAIATLSNFYQRECFPRLLKFGQTQGYLDS
- a CDS encoding DUF1822 family protein, whose translation is MIDSTQDLTITLPIPASARQVAQQFAQAQPTPEKAAQVYRNTLAVLLMRDYLQMLDVPTNLEASYSWNPIARLCADVADLEITGLGRLECRSIQMSDRSCSMPPDVWQDRIGYVVVQLDEACRAGTLLGFVPRVTTTMLPLAQLQSLDALLLRLHQPAPVVVQLSQWFNQVFEPQWQAIAAWLENRDTNYAMAFRAKQVKGMTIDTPEAVKHLVEQLYANQAEQEPERSTLSTANVGVIPALTQLLQTTQDEEIRWTAAELLWTLDPDHPAAGVRRITDLGIHLAGHAIALMVAILPKPEQKVAVLLRVYPMAGQAYLPPELQLVGLDAGGQAFLTTQARRKDDYIQLKFTADLGERFSVRIALESASIVENFVV